A segment of the Solanum lycopersicum chromosome 9, SLM_r2.1 genome:
TTGCACACATGCACGAAATTCTGGACTTGAGATTGTTGAGAGATACCTATAAAGTTAGCCGAACTAAGTTTTTTAGTCGAGAAGCTTAGACTTCAGCGCCGATCTTCAAATCTGAAGTCTTTACAGGTTCAACAGTAGATCCAGGCTCTGTTTTGTCCAACCCAAAGAACGAGCAATTTTGGAATGCATCTAGACTGTTAACTATGAGGCGGTTAAAACCACCAAGACTATCACTCAGAGTTATGTCTTCACTATGATATCTACATGAAGGAGCgtccagttctagcggtcctAAAGAGTCTGTCTGCAGAGTTGAAAGAGATGAACTCGGTAAACACATGCCCTTAAAGCTGACACACTATATGGCTGTATATATAAATGATGCAAACATCACTAATAGCAGAAAGGCAGGAAAGATTTACCCAATATATGCCAGAGAGCCCATTAAGATCCTTTGAAGAACCATCCAACGCCTGTGCATCCGATTGACACTCATCCACTGCGTCATCATGAGCAGGTTCACCGTTAAAGGACTCCATGTTCCCAGGCAAATCctgcaaaagaaataaaaaatgatgaataCGCTCCATATTGAACTAGCACAAAGTGATTTTTCATGAGATTCTACCTTGATTACTGCATCCAATACCAGGGAAGATGACTGAGCAATCCGCTGGGAATTCTCTGCACCAACATTGCTGGATGAACACTGCGATTTGTCACTGAAAGCAACATTTTTCTTGAATGCAAAAGCATCACATGTATCTTCAGCATTCCAAATGGAAGATGCTTGAGGTGGAAGAGCCATCTGAGAATCAGCTTTGCTTTGATGTTTATATATATGAGCAGCAATCGCTGCATCAAACGAGTCACAGCTTAATGGCATCTGTGAGAGAAAATGAGAGCTTCCGCACAAAGCTGAGTCAATACAGTCTGTTTCCTCATCATCAGGTGCATCAAAGAGAAGATCTCCGACACTTATGTTGGTAAGGCTATCTTCCCAATCCCCTGCCGACAAAGCACTGGCCTTGCTTCCCTGCATATCATGCTAATAGGAAGCAAGTAAAAATTCAGGAAAAGAATAATGAGCAACTCGCAACTAATTCATTGATATGCAATCCAACATCCTTCCAAAACATCCCTTCAACACACatcccaaaagaaaaaagaatcaaacaGGGAGAACCTCAAAATCCATTTGCTTCAACTTGAACATTTGAAGATAGGACTTCAATTTCTCCCCAACAAGTAAAACATGTTTTACACAATCATTGTATTGGCATGAATTCGAAACTGATAGCTTTATTTACCGATCAGACACAAACGAGCTAAGTGAAGAATGTATTACAATATCCCTTGAGTTTCACTAAATCGGGTACTGAGTACCAGTTCTTTAATGGCTGATCTGAAGGGGACAATTTCTTATTATCTAATAGTGCTCCTTCTGCAATGGGTAATTTAACAGGAGGGATTTTACTGATCATTTTAGAGATATCCGGATCAACTACTCAGGCTTTTAGCCTTTGGGCAATCTTTCGAATAAATTAGACTGtaaaaattaactcaaatatttttcacgGGACAAACTTCTCAAGACAGCAGCAGAGGATCAGTCCAGTCTAAATTGGGAATAACACTTGGTTCCTAGATCCCCTCAATCACTCCCTCTAGAGCAGTGAGCTTAAAGTAGGCTGGTTTTCTACTTGGACCAATTTTGTCAATAATTTGCTCCCTGATCATATCAACATATCTTCATGATAAGTGCCCTCCTTTATAAATGACCTCTCCTGGGATGCAACCTCAAATAGGTGGTTTCTTCCTATGGAAGTCCTTATCCTCTTCGACATGATTTTCCAGCAGATTTTACTTTGATTCCTACCTTAGACAAAATCGCCAACCATCTCTTTAAAAATTTGTACCTAAAATTGTTTCCTTAATAAGCTATTGCATCATCAAGATGAGGTGGTCTTCAACATATCTCACCTATAAAGCTGACAACCAAGTTTGCTGAAGTTCATCATGTAATAGGACAACTCAGTAAGTTTCAGAAAGGTGTGTTATGACCCTTCTTAGAAAAAATTGGTAACGTTGAAAGGAGTGCTATGACTTTATTCATCACTCAAAAATGCAGACAATAAAAGCAAACATAAGGATAAGCTGAAAGTAAAAGAGCCAAAAGTAATTCAACTGAATTGCCAGTTCTCTGAGTTTCTATTAAGCAAATGAAGCCAGAATGAGAATGGAACTACAGAAAAAAAATACCATCTCAGCTTGTTCTGCTGTGGTTGCATCCCCATTCTCCCTTCTATTCAATGGCAGAGTTCCATCATGATCATAAGTGTAGGTATTTAGACCCATGCTTGCTTGCAAGTTTGACTCACCAGACAGCTTGATTGAGGAGGATGTCACAGTCATTCTTGGGTTAGAAGCTAGTGGTTCTTTAGAAAATCGTACAAGTTTACCAGGGGATGATGCTAGTATTTCcgcattattttcatttgtgaTGTTAGGGTTAATATTTTGCATAAACGGAATGGCAGATGACAATAGTTCAAGAGGTGTTCCAAGCTCAGCATTTGGAAACCAACCATATCTAAAAGAAGGATAAATAAATCAGTCCCACGACTATTGTAGAAATAATATTctgaaagataaaaaagaaaacgTAAAACATGGACCTGAGACGAAAAACTGGAGGGCTTCCGATCAGATTATGCACATCAGCCGCACTCTGTGTGGTATCTTTGGTCCATCTCAGGGATTGCACCAGGTTTTCCATCTGTACATGGTAAGGAAAAAGCACCAGTTCTCCAGTTGCTATGCTCGAACTTCCCCATTTACGATTGAGATGCTCCAAAACGGATGACATCTTTTTTCGATTACTTAGAGTGAGCTCCAAGTAAGGGTTATGATTATCCTGACACAGAATGGAAAGAGAAGTGATGGCAAATAAGTTTTACATCAGATGTTATAACCAATTAATGACAGAACAGCAAAGAGATTTACTTAACCTACCATTTCCAGGGATCTTCTAGTTCCTTCATCAACAGGAAACAGCTGGAGCTTGAGTTTCATACAACTCTGTAAATTAGTCTCGTTTAACAGATTTTGGGATAAAGTCGGCAAAGAATGCACATTTTTGCCAACATGTTCAAAACCATTTATAGCTGCAAGTTATTCATATAAAGGATAGCTGCAAGTTAGATGCATTTGACGGAATCAACAACCCTTAATGGGAACAAGAAAGCTTCAATTAACTACCCACCCTGCGAATTCTGGACCAGTCCGACATCTTTATCAATAGTTGCTCGTTCCAAATGTTCTGCTGCATCAGCTACCAATGAAACTCCAGCAATTGCAGCCTTCTCCCACCTTTTGTATGCAGCTGTTGATGCAGAACCTGCAACCCAGAGACAATACAACAGAGGATTGAGCTCAGAGATAGCTTTgttatttaagaaaatgaatagcaaaagaacaactaaaagaaaaagagcCAAAACAGTAAGGCAGACTATATCAGTCATAGAAATATCACTAATAACACTCCTCTAAACATCTCAATTAAGGTATGGAGGGTGGGAGGAAGACAATGGGTTGGCTTGCCACTGCAATGACATGTAggtcaaatatttttatgatgcCATATAGCCATCTAGAAGTAGTGTAAGGAGAACAAAACAAATACTCCAATGTAAAAGTAAAACATCTATACTCATTCTTATATAATAGTCCATACCATGAATAATTCTTCCTACATGTAAGAGAATCTGAGTAACCACCTCAAAACATATGGAAAGAGAGTAGTAGCCTAAGACCTTTAAAATCCACTTATACCCAAACATATCCAATATGAAGCAATGTATATCTCTAACATATGCTTTGTAAAAGGATGCAGGGAAAGCATAAAAGCCAAAGAAGCAACAAATGTAATTCATTCATGAACTTTATAAACAACAAACCTGTCCTTCGGCGATGTCTAGCATTTTTCACAGAAGAGTCTACTTTTGCATTGCTTCTATTGACACCCATGACATGGCGTTTTATAGAAGAGCCTTTTCCAGATCCAAATTTCTGTACATCCTGGTTGTCAAGAAGAACCACTTTAACTGTCCGACTATCATTAGTTGACACTCTGCCATGACTTGAAGGAGATCCAGCAGCTGTAGAACTACTTTCTCCTTGAGAAGGACGCCTTCTTACATTCTTTTTCCGGTCTTTCAACAGCTGACTCTCCTTTATGACAATATAATGTACTTCAGTCCCAGCTAAAAATGTAAGAAATCATGCTGAAACATGGAGTGTTATAAAGGACGAAAAGTTGAGCTTTTGACTGACCAAagtttcaataaatattttaaacctcCGTGGTTTCAAATGAAGCTTTGAGGCTTTACAGCTATATTTTTCCAGTAAAGACCACCTACAGACAAAGTCAAATTTAGCTATATCATTAGAAGGAGCTActaacatgaacaagtgtcacAACTAAGCTACATTTTGCTCCAAGTTTACAAAATAGATTTTGTTGTGAATAAGACAAAGTTCGTGGTTTACTCCTCCAAACCAGCAAATAGGATATATTGCTGGTTTACTTCACCATAGGAAAGACGTACAAGTATAGCATGCGTCTAATGCATAATTATCACAGAAAAAAACACTACATTTTAAAAGCTTAAAAAAGGACAGCACTGATCTCATAACTTCATTTCTTCACACACAACACCATCCTTACATTTAATGCAAACCCTGCTTCTATGTCATAAAAAATGGACCAAAAGAGGATCGTGCTGCTAATGAAATAGCACAAAAAATTTCAAGCCAATAGTTTCATCAGTTTGAAACAACCGTGAGAGAGATCAATGACTAAATAACGGCTACCACATACCATCGCAACATTGCAGCATTAGTATCCTTGGAATTTTTGGCATCAAGACAAAGTT
Coding sequences within it:
- the LOC101265471 gene encoding TSL-kinase interacting protein 1 isoform X1 gives rise to the protein MHGSLKSTFLSFGGLRSTFWCLQLKIECKANTSDDFNMQMVQQVSLERDTCLHPETFMGKDGLSGVTQHPAVALSVIPSNDHLASQQSVLTHDHAVTQLVPSSQDHVMLQLPAKRQPRQWAAWTRQEEESFFSALRQVGKNFEKITSRVQSKNKDQVRHYYYRLVRRMNKLLGPELCLDAKNSKDTNAAMLRWWSLLEKYSCKASKLHLKPRRFKIFIETLESQLLKDRKKNVRRRPSQGESSSTAAGSPSSHGRVSTNDSRTVKVVLLDNQDVQKFGSGKGSSIKRHVMGVNRSNAKVDSSVKNARHRRRTGSASTAAYKRWEKAAIAGVSLVADAAEHLERATIDKDVGLVQNSQAINGFEHVGKNVHSLPTLSQNLLNETNLQSCMKLKLQLFPVDEGTRRSLEMDNHNPYLELTLSNRKKMSSVLEHLNRKWGSSSIATGELVLFPYHVQMENLVQSLRWTKDTTQSAADVHNLIGSPPVFRLRYGWFPNAELGTPLELLSSAIPFMQNINPNITNENNAEILASSPGKLVRFSKEPLASNPRMTVTSSSIKLSGESNLQASMGLNTYTYDHDGTLPLNRRENGDATTAEQAEMHDMQGSKASALSAGDWEDSLTNISVGDLLFDAPDDEETDCIDSALCGSSHFLSQMPLSCDSFDAAIAAHIYKHQSKADSQMALPPQASSIWNAEDTCDAFAFKKNVAFSDKSQCSSSNVGAENSQRIAQSSSLVLDAVIKDLPGNMESFNGEPAHDDAVDECQSDAQALDGSSKDLNGLSGIYWTDSLGPLELDAPSCRYHSEDITLSDSLGGFNRLIVNSLDAFQNCSFFGLDKTEPGSTVEPVKTSDLKIGAEV
- the LOC101265471 gene encoding TSL-kinase interacting protein 1 isoform X5; translated protein: MQMVQQVSLERDTCLHPETFMGKDGLSGVTQHPAVALSVIPSNDHLASQQSVLTHDHAVTQLVPSSQDHVMLQLPAKRQPRQWAAWTRQEEESFFSALRQVGKNFEKITSRVQSKNKDQVRHYYYRLVRRMNKLLGPELCLDAKNSKDTNAAMLRWWSLLEKYSCKASKLHLKPRRFKIFIETLESQLLKDRKKNVRRRPSQGESSSTAAGSPSSHGRVSTNDSRTVKVVLLDNQDVQKFGSGKGSSIKRHVMGVNRSNAKVDSSVKNARHRRRTGSASTAAYKRWEKAAIAGVSLVADAAEHLERATIDKDVGLVQNSQAINGFEHVGKNVHSLPTLSQNLLNETNLQSCMKLKLQLFPVDEGTRRSLEMDNHNPYLELTLSNRKKMSSVLEHLNRKWGSSSIATGELVLFPYHVQMENLVQSLRWTKDTTQSAADVHNLIGSPPVFRLRYGWFPNAELGTPLELLSSAIPFMQNINPNITNENNAEILASSPGKLVRFSKEPLASNPRMTVTSSSIKLSGESNLQASMGLNTYTYDHDGTLPLNRRENGDATTAEQAEMGSKASALSAGDWEDSLTNISVGDLLFDAPDDEETDCIDSALCGSSHFLSQMPLSCDSFDAAIAAHIYKHQSKADSQMALPPQASSIWNAEDTCDAFAFKKNVAFSDKSQCSSSNVGAENSQRIAQSSSLVLDAVIKDLPGNMESFNGEPAHDDAVDECQSDAQALDGSSKDLNGLSGIYWTDSLGPLELDAPSCRYHSEDITLSDSLGGFNRLIVNSLDAFQNCSFFGLDKTEPGSTVEPVKTSDLKIGAEV
- the LOC101265471 gene encoding TSL-kinase interacting protein 1 isoform X3, with protein sequence MYDGGQLKEKLLKIECKANTSDDFNMQMVQQVSLERDTCLHPETFMGKDGLSGVTQHPAVALSVIPSNDHLASQQSVLTHDHAVTQLVPSSQDHVMLQLPAKRQPRQWAAWTRQEEESFFSALRQVGKNFEKITSRVQSKNKDQVRHYYYRLVRRMNKLLGPELCLDAKNSKDTNAAMLRWWSLLEKYSCKASKLHLKPRRFKIFIETLESQLLKDRKKNVRRRPSQGESSSTAAGSPSSHGRVSTNDSRTVKVVLLDNQDVQKFGSGKGSSIKRHVMGVNRSNAKVDSSVKNARHRRRTGSASTAAYKRWEKAAIAGVSLVADAAEHLERATIDKDVGLVQNSQAINGFEHVGKNVHSLPTLSQNLLNETNLQSCMKLKLQLFPVDEGTRRSLEMDNHNPYLELTLSNRKKMSSVLEHLNRKWGSSSIATGELVLFPYHVQMENLVQSLRWTKDTTQSAADVHNLIGSPPVFRLRYGWFPNAELGTPLELLSSAIPFMQNINPNITNENNAEILASSPGKLVRFSKEPLASNPRMTVTSSSIKLSGESNLQASMGLNTYTYDHDGTLPLNRRENGDATTAEQAEMHDMQGSKASALSAGDWEDSLTNISVGDLLFDAPDDEETDCIDSALCGSSHFLSQMPLSCDSFDAAIAAHIYKHQSKADSQMALPPQASSIWNAEDTCDAFAFKKNVAFSDKSQCSSSNVGAENSQRIAQSSSLVLDAVIKDLPGNMESFNGEPAHDDAVDECQSDAQALDGSSKDLNGLSGIYWTDSLGPLELDAPSCRYHSEDITLSDSLGGFNRLIVNSLDAFQNCSFFGLDKTEPGSTVEPVKTSDLKIGAEV
- the LOC101265471 gene encoding TSL-kinase interacting protein 1 isoform X4, translating into MQMVQQVSLERDTCLHPETFMGKDGLSGVTQHPAVALSVIPSNDHLASQQSVLTHDHAVTQLVPSSQDHVMLQLPAKRQPRQWAAWTRQEEESFFSALRQVGKNFEKITSRVQSKNKDQVRHYYYRLVRRMNKLLGPELCLDAKNSKDTNAAMLRWWSLLEKYSCKASKLHLKPRRFKIFIETLESQLLKDRKKNVRRRPSQGESSSTAAGSPSSHGRVSTNDSRTVKVVLLDNQDVQKFGSGKGSSIKRHVMGVNRSNAKVDSSVKNARHRRRTGSASTAAYKRWEKAAIAGVSLVADAAEHLERATIDKDVGLVQNSQAINGFEHVGKNVHSLPTLSQNLLNETNLQSCMKLKLQLFPVDEGTRRSLEMDNHNPYLELTLSNRKKMSSVLEHLNRKWGSSSIATGELVLFPYHVQMENLVQSLRWTKDTTQSAADVHNLIGSPPVFRLRYGWFPNAELGTPLELLSSAIPFMQNINPNITNENNAEILASSPGKLVRFSKEPLASNPRMTVTSSSIKLSGESNLQASMGLNTYTYDHDGTLPLNRRENGDATTAEQAEMHDMQGSKASALSAGDWEDSLTNISVGDLLFDAPDDEETDCIDSALCGSSHFLSQMPLSCDSFDAAIAAHIYKHQSKADSQMALPPQASSIWNAEDTCDAFAFKKNVAFSDKSQCSSSNVGAENSQRIAQSSSLVLDAVIKDLPGNMESFNGEPAHDDAVDECQSDAQALDGSSKDLNGLSGIYWTDSLGPLELDAPSCRYHSEDITLSDSLGGFNRLIVNSLDAFQNCSFFGLDKTEPGSTVEPVKTSDLKIGAEV
- the LOC101265471 gene encoding TSL-kinase interacting protein 1 isoform X2; the protein is MHGSLKSTFLSFGGLRSTFWCLQLKIECKANTSDDFNMQMVQQVSLERDTCLHPETFMGKDGLSGVTQHPAVALSVIPSNDHLASQQSVLTHDHAVTQLVPSSQDHVMLQLPAKRQPRQWAAWTRQEEESFFSALRQVGKNFEKITSRVQSKNKDQVRHYYYRLVRRMNKLLGPELCLDAKNSKDTNAAMLRWWSLLEKYSCKASKLHLKPRRFKIFIETLESQLLKDRKKNVRRRPSQGESSSTAAGSPSSHGRVSTNDSRTVKVVLLDNQDVQKFGSGKGSSIKRHVMGVNRSNAKVDSSVKNARHRRRTGSASTAAYKRWEKAAIAGVSLVADAAEHLERATIDKDVGLVQNSQAINGFEHVGKNVHSLPTLSQNLLNETNLQSCMKLKLQLFPVDEGTRRSLEMDNHNPYLELTLSNRKKMSSVLEHLNRKWGSSSIATGELVLFPYHVQMENLVQSLRWTKDTTQSAADVHNLIGSPPVFRLRYGWFPNAELGTPLELLSSAIPFMQNINPNITNENNAEILASSPGKLVRFSKEPLASNPRMTVTSSSIKLSGESNLQASMGLNTYTYDHDGTLPLNRRENGDATTAEQAEMGSKASALSAGDWEDSLTNISVGDLLFDAPDDEETDCIDSALCGSSHFLSQMPLSCDSFDAAIAAHIYKHQSKADSQMALPPQASSIWNAEDTCDAFAFKKNVAFSDKSQCSSSNVGAENSQRIAQSSSLVLDAVIKDLPGNMESFNGEPAHDDAVDECQSDAQALDGSSKDLNGLSGIYWTDSLGPLELDAPSCRYHSEDITLSDSLGGFNRLIVNSLDAFQNCSFFGLDKTEPGSTVEPVKTSDLKIGAEV